In Agromyces sp. G08B096, a genomic segment contains:
- the dapC gene encoding succinyldiaminopimelate transaminase — MGLGPLPDYPWDSMGPYRARAEAHPDGLIDLSIGSPVDPTPELIRSALADATDAHAYPATAGTPALRRAIVDWFARRRGVTGLDEASVLPTIGSKELVALLPFLLGLGAGDVVVHPRAAYPTYEMGAVFAGATAFASDDPAEWPAATRLIWLNSPGNPDGRVLGLDELRAARARARELGAWIVGDECYAELGWEGEWATGAVPSLLDPRVTGGDLERTLAIYSLSKQSNMAGYRAAFIAGCPASIERLTTARKHAGLMLPAPLQAAMTVALGDDEHVAAQKDRYRVRRDLLKPALEAAGFRIDRSEAGLYLWATEGRDAWDSIGRLADLGILAGPGHFYGVHFPQHVRLSLTATDERVASAAARLGTSAR; from the coding sequence ATGGGGCTCGGGCCGCTGCCCGACTACCCGTGGGATTCGATGGGCCCGTACCGGGCCCGTGCTGAGGCACATCCCGACGGGCTGATCGATCTGTCGATCGGTTCACCCGTCGACCCGACGCCCGAGCTGATCCGCTCGGCCCTCGCCGACGCGACGGATGCGCACGCCTACCCGGCGACGGCCGGCACGCCGGCGCTCCGCCGGGCGATCGTCGACTGGTTCGCGCGGCGTCGCGGCGTGACGGGGCTCGACGAGGCATCCGTGCTGCCGACCATCGGCTCGAAGGAGCTCGTGGCGCTGCTGCCGTTCCTGCTCGGACTCGGCGCCGGCGACGTGGTCGTCCACCCTCGGGCGGCATACCCGACGTACGAGATGGGCGCGGTGTTCGCGGGGGCGACGGCGTTCGCGTCCGACGATCCTGCCGAGTGGCCTGCGGCGACGCGGCTGATCTGGCTGAACAGTCCCGGGAACCCCGACGGCCGCGTGCTCGGTCTCGACGAGCTGCGAGCAGCCCGCGCCCGCGCGCGCGAGCTCGGCGCGTGGATCGTGGGCGACGAGTGCTACGCCGAGCTCGGCTGGGAGGGGGAGTGGGCGACGGGCGCCGTTCCGAGCCTGCTCGACCCGCGGGTCACGGGCGGCGACCTCGAGCGCACGCTCGCCATCTATTCGCTCTCGAAGCAGTCGAACATGGCGGGGTACCGCGCCGCGTTCATCGCCGGATGCCCCGCCTCGATCGAGCGGCTCACGACGGCGCGCAAGCACGCCGGGCTCATGCTGCCGGCGCCGCTGCAGGCGGCGATGACCGTCGCCCTCGGCGACGACGAGCATGTCGCAGCGCAGAAGGACCGGTACCGAGTCCGTCGCGACCTGCTGAAGCCGGCGCTCGAGGCGGCCGGGTTCCGCATCGACCGGAGCGAGGCCGGGCTCTACCTGTGGGCGACCGAGGGGCGCGACGCGTGGGACTCGATCGGTCGGCTCGCCGATCTCGGCATCCTCGCGGGCCCCGGCCACTTCTACGGGGTGCACTTTCCCCAGCACGTCCGGCTCTCGCTCACGGCGACCGACGAGCGCGTGGCATCCGCCGCCGCCAGGCTGGGCACGTCGGCGCGGTGA
- a CDS encoding citrate synthase gives MNFPGGTAEFPIRTAVEGNSSLDLSTLTRQTGFTGLDYGFVNTASTRSAITYIDGEQGILRYRGYPIEQLAEHSTYLEVAWLLIYGELPTADQLAEFDEKIRRHTLLHEDLKRFFSALPHTAHPMAVLSSAVSALSTYYEDSSDPHDPDHVELTTVRLLAKLPVIAAYAHKKSIGQAFLYPDNSLSFVENFLRLNFGNLAEPYTIEPTLARALDRLLILHEDHEQNASTSTVRLVGSTGANLYASISAGIQALSGPLHGGANEAVLQMLARIQDSGEGVAKFVERVKRKEDGVKLMGFGHRVYKNYDPRAKIVKQSADAVLEGLGVNDPLLDIAKELEQFALEDDYFKERRLYPNVDFYTGVIYKAMGFPTRMFTVLFAIGRLPGWIAHWREMNLDPQTKIGRPQQLYTGEAERRYPGA, from the coding sequence CTGAACTTCCCCGGCGGCACCGCGGAGTTCCCGATCCGGACGGCCGTCGAGGGCAACTCGAGCCTCGACCTGTCGACGCTGACCCGGCAGACCGGGTTCACCGGCCTCGACTACGGCTTCGTGAACACCGCGTCCACGCGCTCCGCGATCACCTACATCGACGGCGAGCAGGGCATCCTCCGCTACCGCGGCTACCCCATCGAGCAGCTCGCCGAGCACTCCACCTACCTCGAGGTCGCCTGGCTGCTCATCTACGGCGAGCTGCCCACGGCCGACCAGCTCGCCGAGTTCGACGAGAAGATCCGCCGGCACACGCTGCTGCACGAAGACCTCAAGCGGTTCTTCTCCGCGCTTCCGCACACCGCGCACCCCATGGCCGTGCTCTCGAGCGCGGTCTCGGCGCTGTCGACGTACTACGAGGACTCCTCCGACCCGCACGACCCCGATCACGTCGAGCTCACCACCGTGCGCCTGCTGGCCAAGCTCCCCGTGATCGCCGCCTACGCGCACAAGAAGAGCATCGGCCAGGCGTTCCTCTACCCCGACAACTCGCTGTCGTTCGTCGAGAACTTCCTGCGGCTGAACTTCGGCAACCTCGCCGAGCCGTACACGATCGAGCCGACGCTCGCGCGGGCGCTCGACCGGCTGCTCATCCTCCACGAAGACCACGAGCAGAACGCCTCGACCTCGACCGTGCGTCTCGTCGGCTCGACCGGCGCGAACCTCTACGCGTCCATCTCGGCCGGCATCCAGGCGCTCTCGGGCCCGCTGCACGGCGGAGCGAACGAGGCCGTGCTGCAGATGCTCGCCCGTATCCAGGACTCGGGCGAGGGTGTCGCGAAGTTCGTCGAGCGCGTCAAGCGCAAGGAAGACGGCGTGAAGCTCATGGGCTTCGGGCACCGGGTCTACAAGAACTACGACCCGCGCGCGAAGATCGTCAAGCAGTCGGCCGACGCCGTGCTCGAGGGCCTCGGCGTGAATGACCCGCTGCTCGACATCGCGAAGGAGCTCGAGCAGTTCGCCCTGGAGGACGACTACTTCAAGGAGCGGCGGCTCTACCCGAACGTCGACTTCTACACCGGCGTCATCTACAAGGCCATGGGCTTCCCCACGCGCATGTTCACCGTGCTGTTCGCCATCGGCCGGCTCCCCGGCTGGATCGCGCACTGGCGCGAGATGAACCTCGACCCGCAGACGAAGATCGGCCGCCCGCAGCAGCTGTACACGGGCGAGGCGGAGCGCCGCTACCCGGGCGCGTAG
- a CDS encoding penicillin acylase family protein: MGTDEPRTGRRRWVSFLVGLLITVLVIAAAGAGLGWWVVQRSFPTTDGGMEVPGLREPVTVTRDDAGIPRIVAANDHDLFLAQGYVHAQDRFWEMDFRRHVTAGRLAELFGQSQVATDAFIRTLDWRGVAEQEYALLDEATRGYYDAYAEGVNAYLDERQGVDLSLEYGVLALQNPGYRPEPWGAVDSIAWLKAMAWDLRSNLEDEIDRALLATELPPEEVERLHPRFAYGEMPTILEGDPAPAPADEADGDSADAAAGDAGADAAAAGVSSGYAGAVAALRATLDGLPALIGPAGNEIGSNSWVVSGALTDTGMPLLANDPHLGAAMPSVWTQQAIGCAELDEDCSFDVAGYTFAGLPGVIIGHNQRIAWGFTNLGPDVADLFLEKVQGDEYELDGALRPLTLREETIEVAGGEPETITVRSTARGPIVTDLGGDFARIGDEYPAAAGVGEGGLELSLQWTALTPGTTPAAIFTLDRAQTWEEFRLAASQFDVPAQNLVYADVDGNIGYQAPGEIPIRLSGDGTVPLPGWTSGNGWAGTIPFDQLPSVFNPERGYLVTANNAVSSASGPMLTQDWDLGYRAQAIERRIQGLLADGEPITADDLADIQLDTADANAAAFLPVIAELDLDGDAAKGQALLADWDARADVDSAEAAYFAVFWRTLLDRMFRGLPEGTHPAGGDRWFAVVGGLLDEPDAAWWSDADTGASGRDAVIAAALDAAWQEASRRMGGDAERWRWGRLHTLTLTNQSFGESGIAPIEWLFNRGPYEVGGGSAIANAIGWDASEGYDVHWVPSMRMIVDLADFDRSRWVNLTGASGHAFHPHYADQAPSWQRGELLDWPFSAEAVERAARATLTLQPAQ; encoded by the coding sequence GTGGGCACTGACGAGCCTCGGACCGGCCGGCGCCGGTGGGTGTCGTTCCTCGTCGGGCTGCTGATCACGGTGCTCGTGATCGCGGCCGCCGGGGCCGGACTCGGGTGGTGGGTCGTCCAGCGCTCATTCCCCACGACCGACGGCGGGATGGAGGTGCCGGGGCTCAGGGAGCCCGTCACGGTGACGCGCGACGACGCCGGCATCCCGCGCATCGTGGCGGCGAACGACCACGACCTCTTCCTCGCGCAGGGGTACGTGCACGCGCAGGACCGCTTCTGGGAGATGGACTTCCGGCGGCATGTGACCGCGGGCCGGCTCGCCGAGCTGTTCGGGCAGTCGCAGGTGGCCACCGACGCGTTCATCCGCACCCTCGACTGGCGGGGGGTCGCGGAGCAGGAGTACGCGCTGCTCGACGAGGCCACGCGCGGCTACTACGACGCCTACGCCGAGGGAGTGAACGCCTATCTCGACGAGCGGCAGGGCGTCGACCTCTCGCTCGAGTACGGCGTGCTCGCGCTGCAGAACCCCGGGTATCGGCCCGAGCCGTGGGGCGCGGTCGACTCGATCGCGTGGCTGAAGGCCATGGCCTGGGACCTCCGGTCGAACCTCGAGGACGAGATCGACCGTGCGCTGCTGGCCACCGAGTTGCCGCCGGAGGAGGTCGAGCGGCTCCACCCCCGCTTCGCGTACGGCGAGATGCCGACGATCCTCGAGGGCGATCCTGCGCCCGCGCCGGCCGACGAAGCGGACGGCGACAGCGCGGATGCCGCGGCAGGCGATGCGGGCGCGGATGCCGCGGCCGCCGGCGTCTCCTCCGGCTACGCCGGCGCAGTGGCCGCGCTCCGCGCGACCCTCGACGGCCTGCCGGCCCTCATCGGCCCCGCCGGCAACGAGATCGGCTCGAACTCGTGGGTCGTCTCGGGGGCGCTCACCGACACCGGCATGCCGCTGCTCGCCAACGACCCGCACCTCGGCGCGGCGATGCCGTCCGTCTGGACGCAGCAGGCCATCGGCTGCGCCGAGCTCGACGAGGACTGCAGCTTCGACGTGGCCGGCTACACCTTCGCCGGCCTGCCGGGCGTCATCATCGGGCACAACCAGCGCATCGCCTGGGGCTTCACGAACCTCGGTCCCGACGTGGCGGACCTCTTCCTCGAGAAGGTCCAGGGCGACGAGTACGAGCTCGACGGTGCCCTGCGGCCGCTGACGCTCCGCGAGGAGACCATCGAGGTCGCAGGCGGCGAGCCGGAGACGATCACGGTCCGCTCCACCGCCCGCGGCCCCATCGTCACCGACCTCGGCGGCGATTTCGCGCGCATCGGCGACGAGTACCCGGCCGCCGCCGGCGTCGGCGAGGGCGGGCTCGAGCTCTCCCTGCAGTGGACGGCGCTCACCCCCGGCACCACCCCCGCCGCGATCTTCACCCTCGATCGCGCCCAGACGTGGGAGGAGTTCCGTCTCGCCGCGTCGCAGTTCGACGTGCCCGCGCAGAACCTCGTCTACGCCGACGTCGACGGCAACATCGGCTACCAGGCGCCCGGCGAGATCCCGATTCGTCTCTCGGGCGACGGCACCGTCCCCCTGCCCGGCTGGACGAGCGGCAACGGCTGGGCCGGGACCATCCCGTTCGATCAACTGCCGAGCGTGTTCAACCCCGAGCGCGGCTACCTCGTGACCGCGAACAACGCGGTCTCGTCCGCGTCGGGCCCGATGCTCACGCAGGACTGGGACCTCGGCTACCGGGCGCAGGCCATCGAACGACGCATCCAGGGCCTCCTGGCCGACGGCGAGCCGATCACCGCCGACGACCTCGCCGACATCCAGCTCGACACGGCCGATGCCAACGCGGCCGCCTTCCTGCCGGTGATCGCCGAGCTCGACCTCGACGGCGATGCGGCGAAGGGCCAGGCGCTGCTCGCCGACTGGGACGCGCGCGCCGACGTCGACAGCGCCGAGGCCGCCTACTTCGCCGTCTTCTGGCGCACCCTGCTCGACCGGATGTTCCGCGGGCTCCCCGAGGGCACCCACCCTGCCGGCGGCGACCGCTGGTTCGCCGTCGTCGGCGGTCTCCTCGACGAGCCCGACGCCGCGTGGTGGAGCGACGCCGACACCGGGGCATCCGGACGCGACGCGGTGATCGCCGCTGCCCTCGATGCGGCCTGGCAGGAGGCGAGCCGGCGGATGGGCGGCGACGCCGAGCGCTGGCGGTGGGGGCGCCTGCACACGCTCACGCTGACGAACCAGAGCTTCGGCGAGTCGGGCATCGCCCCGATCGAGTGGCTCTTCAACCGCGGTCCGTACGAGGTCGGCGGCGGCTCGGCGATCGCGAACGCCATCGGCTGGGACGCGTCGGAGGGCTACGACGTGCACTGGGTGCCCTCGATGCGCATGATCGTCGACCTCGCCGACTTCGACCGCTCCCGCTGGGTGAACCTCACGGGCGCGTCCGGCCATGCGTTCCACCCGCACTACGCCGACCAGGCGCCCAGCTGGCAGCGCGGGGAACTGCTCGACTGGCCCTTCAGCGCGGAGGCGGTCGAGCGCGCCGCGCGCGCGACCCTGACCCTGCAGCCCGCGCAGTGA
- the dapD gene encoding 2,3,4,5-tetrahydropyridine-2,6-dicarboxylate N-succinyltransferase: MPANATASAPARPAWGHGLATIASDGTVLDTWYPAPALGAKPDDHAPDAALVAAAGADERRAVTIEVVTVEIDLDTPPASTSDAYLRLHLLSHLLARPNTVNLDGVFAHLPNVAWTNAGPVLPADLERLRPALQRAGIHVTGLDKFPRLLDYVTPERVRIADASRVRLGAHLAPGTTVMHEGFVNFNAGTLGASMVEGRISQGVVVGDGSDIGGGASIMGTLSGGGTQRVAIGERALLGANSGIGISIGDDSIVEAGLYVTAGTKVSLLGGAGGTPRIVKAVELSGVPNLLFRRNSLTGQVEVLERSGAGVALNAALHA, encoded by the coding sequence ATGCCCGCGAACGCCACCGCCTCCGCCCCTGCTCGCCCCGCCTGGGGCCACGGTCTCGCGACGATCGCCTCAGACGGCACGGTCCTCGACACCTGGTACCCGGCGCCCGCGCTCGGGGCGAAGCCCGACGACCACGCGCCGGACGCCGCGCTCGTCGCAGCGGCGGGGGCCGACGAGCGACGCGCGGTGACGATCGAGGTCGTCACCGTCGAGATCGACCTCGACACGCCTCCCGCGTCGACGTCCGACGCGTACCTGCGACTCCACCTCCTCTCGCACCTGCTGGCCCGGCCCAACACCGTGAACCTCGACGGGGTCTTCGCGCACCTGCCGAACGTCGCCTGGACGAACGCCGGGCCGGTGCTGCCCGCCGACCTCGAGCGGCTCCGTCCCGCGCTGCAGCGCGCCGGCATCCACGTCACCGGGCTCGACAAGTTCCCGCGCCTGCTCGACTACGTCACCCCCGAGCGGGTGCGCATCGCCGACGCCTCGCGGGTGCGGCTCGGCGCTCACCTCGCGCCGGGCACGACCGTCATGCACGAGGGATTCGTGAACTTCAACGCCGGGACCCTCGGCGCCTCGATGGTCGAGGGCCGCATCTCGCAGGGCGTCGTCGTGGGCGACGGGTCGGACATCGGCGGCGGGGCATCCATCATGGGCACGCTCTCGGGCGGGGGCACGCAGCGGGTCGCCATCGGCGAGCGCGCGCTGCTCGGCGCGAACTCGGGCATCGGCATCTCGATCGGGGACGACTCGATCGTCGAGGCCGGGCTGTACGTCACCGCCGGCACGAAGGTCTCCCTCCTCGGGGGCGCGGGCGGAACGCCGCGGATCGTCAAGGCCGTCGAGCTGTCGGGCGTACCTAATCTGCTCTTCCGGCGCAACTCGCTCACCGGTCAGGTGGAGGTGCTCGAGCGCTCCGGAGCGGGCGTCGCGCTGAACGCCGCGCTGCACGCCTGA
- the dapE gene encoding succinyl-diaminopimelate desuccinylase, which translates to MAEPTAPALDLTADSVAITQAICDLPSVSGDEAALADAIVAALADAPHLEVIRDGDTVVARTNLGRERRVVIAGHLDTVPINRNLPTRFQTIDGERHLWGRGTVDMKAGVAVQLKLAVELAAPAYDITWMWYDHEEVSAELNGLGRLARHRPDLFAGDFAILGEPSNSRVEGGCNGNLRVELRAYGVRSHSARSWVGENAIHKLAPALERLATYEPATVEVDGLAYREGLNAVGITGGIAGNVIPDEAMLHVNYRFAPNRSVAEAIEHIRDLFPEYELTVVDEAEGARPGLDAPFAQRFVEAVGGPAHPKYGWTDVARFSAMGIPAVNFGPGDPLKAHADDERVATDQILSCERALRAWLTDAV; encoded by the coding sequence ATGGCCGAACCGACTGCGCCCGCGCTCGACCTCACCGCCGACTCCGTCGCCATCACGCAGGCGATCTGCGACCTCCCCAGCGTGTCCGGAGACGAGGCGGCGCTCGCCGACGCGATCGTCGCCGCGCTGGCGGATGCCCCGCACCTCGAGGTCATCCGCGACGGCGACACCGTCGTCGCCCGTACGAACCTCGGGCGCGAGCGCCGGGTCGTCATCGCGGGGCACCTCGACACGGTGCCGATCAACCGGAACCTGCCGACCCGGTTCCAGACGATCGACGGCGAACGCCACCTCTGGGGCCGCGGCACCGTCGACATGAAGGCGGGCGTCGCGGTGCAGCTGAAGCTCGCGGTCGAGCTCGCAGCCCCCGCGTACGACATCACCTGGATGTGGTACGACCACGAGGAGGTCTCGGCCGAGCTCAACGGGCTGGGCCGGCTGGCCAGGCACCGGCCCGACCTGTTCGCCGGCGACTTCGCGATCCTCGGCGAACCGTCGAACTCGCGGGTGGAAGGCGGGTGCAACGGCAACCTCCGCGTCGAGCTGCGCGCGTATGGCGTGCGCTCGCACTCGGCGCGCAGCTGGGTCGGGGAGAACGCCATCCACAAGCTGGCGCCCGCGCTCGAACGGCTCGCGACGTACGAGCCCGCGACCGTCGAGGTCGACGGCCTCGCCTACCGCGAGGGCCTGAACGCCGTGGGCATCACGGGCGGCATCGCCGGCAACGTCATCCCCGACGAGGCGATGCTGCACGTCAACTACCGGTTCGCGCCGAACCGTTCGGTGGCCGAGGCGATCGAGCACATCCGCGATCTGTTCCCCGAGTACGAGCTCACCGTCGTCGACGAGGCCGAGGGGGCCCGGCCGGGTCTCGACGCGCCGTTCGCGCAGCGCTTCGTCGAGGCGGTGGGCGGTCCCGCGCACCCGAAGTACGGCTGGACGGATGTCGCGCGGTTCAGCGCCATGGGCATCCCCGCCGTGAACTTCGGCCCCGGCGACCCGCTCAAGGCGCACGCCGACGACGAGCGCGTCGCGACCGACCAGATCCTCTCCTGCGAGCGAGCGCTGCGTGCCTGGCTCACCGACGCCGTCTGA
- a CDS encoding DUF3117 domain-containing protein yields the protein MAAMKPRTGDGPMEAVKEGRLIIVRVPLEGGGRLVVSVNDAEAKELYDVLGGVVNPA from the coding sequence ATGGCGGCCATGAAGCCACGCACCGGAGACGGGCCTATGGAGGCTGTGAAGGAGGGGCGACTCATCATCGTGCGCGTACCGCTCGAGGGTGGGGGGCGACTCGTCGTCTCGGTGAACGACGCTGAGGCCAAGGAGCTCTACGACGTCCTCGGCGGCGTCGTGAACCCCGCCTGA
- a CDS encoding O-methyltransferase, whose protein sequence is MSEHDLNWKYVDESVVEHDIIARARQQSLELGVEPVSPAVGAQLAVIAAASRAESIIEVGTGIGVSGLWLLQAAPTALLTSIDTETEYQQHARQHFADAGIAPARVRLITGRASEVLPRMNEASYDLVFLDADAPNVIEYVEHGLRLAKAKGSVIVARALWKGRVADPAKRDETATAFRTLIGELAGSSAVVTSISPAGDGLLQIVKLGA, encoded by the coding sequence GTGTCCGAACACGACCTGAACTGGAAGTACGTCGACGAGTCGGTCGTCGAGCACGACATCATCGCCCGCGCGCGCCAGCAGTCCCTCGAGCTCGGCGTCGAGCCCGTCTCGCCCGCGGTGGGGGCGCAGCTCGCCGTCATCGCGGCCGCGTCCCGGGCAGAGTCGATCATCGAGGTCGGCACCGGCATCGGCGTCTCGGGGCTGTGGCTGCTGCAGGCGGCGCCCACGGCACTGCTGACGTCGATCGACACGGAGACCGAGTACCAGCAGCACGCCCGGCAGCATTTCGCGGACGCTGGCATCGCGCCCGCGCGGGTCCGCCTCATCACGGGCCGGGCGAGCGAGGTGCTCCCGCGGATGAACGAGGCGAGCTACGACCTCGTCTTCCTCGACGCGGACGCCCCGAACGTCATCGAGTACGTGGAGCACGGCCTGCGGCTCGCGAAGGCGAAGGGCAGCGTCATCGTCGCGCGCGCGCTCTGGAAGGGCCGGGTCGCGGATCCGGCGAAGCGCGACGAGACCGCGACGGCGTTCCGCACGCTCATCGGCGAGCTCGCGGGCTCGTCGGCGGTGGTCACGTCGATCTCGCCGGCGGGCGACGGACTGCTGCAGATCGTGAAGCTCGGCGCCTAG
- a CDS encoding sec-independent translocase: MFGLTFEKLLIIGVIAVFLLGPERLPHYAAKLGQLVRSLRDLANGAKDRMRDEMGPEFDDVDWKKLDPRQYDPRRIIREALSDVDPFAEPERPVVARASVNENSAYLQRKRKREALGAGEMAPYDSEAT; the protein is encoded by the coding sequence GTGTTCGGTCTGACGTTCGAGAAGCTCCTCATCATCGGGGTGATCGCCGTCTTCCTCCTCGGCCCCGAACGCCTGCCGCACTACGCGGCGAAGCTCGGGCAGCTGGTGCGCTCCCTGCGAGATCTCGCCAACGGCGCCAAAGACCGGATGCGCGACGAGATGGGCCCCGAGTTCGACGACGTCGACTGGAAGAAGCTGGACCCCCGCCAGTACGACCCGCGTCGGATCATCCGCGAGGCGCTCTCCGACGTCGACCCGTTCGCCGAGCCCGAGCGGCCCGTCGTCGCGAGAGCGTCGGTGAACGAGAACTCCGCCTACCTGCAGCGCAAGCGCAAGCGGGAGGCGCTCGGCGCCGGCGAGATGGCACCGTACGACTCGGAGGCGACCTGA
- a CDS encoding MATE family efflux transporter → MARTLTTGAPWRVITVFAVPLLIGNVVQQLYQIADAIVVGRHLGVDSLAAVGATGSLLFLLLGFAWGVTSGFAIPTAQAFGARDHAAVRRSVAIGTLLTGAMSVVLTIGAPLLAGPALQLMQTPEELLPEATVFTQVSFLGSAAVMFFNYLSAIIRAVGDSRTPLVFLTLACALNVALVLVMVGVLEWGVAGAALATGVAQAVSVLLCLEYVRRRLPMLHLRREDWRFSRAEFSEHLRVGLPMGFQASIIAIGTLTVQVALNELGAGAVAAYTTASRVDSLAVALLQSIGLAVSMFAAQNLGGRRPDRIRRGVVQAVWISIGVSVVLGAVLIAFGADLVRLFVDEGSDAVVADAATMLAVNGFLYASLGVLFVLRGALQGLGHTLVPTLTGVVELVMRVLAAIVLGAAFGFVGVVWSNPLAWLGAVALLLPAYLREHRKLGRMRVEPRTATPTTPIAVVGPVDGSMTVDAVVTGAIPVQAPVDAVRSPFRRRAARAARQRSKSR, encoded by the coding sequence ATGGCCAGAACCCTCACCACCGGCGCGCCGTGGCGCGTCATCACCGTCTTCGCGGTGCCCCTGCTCATCGGCAACGTCGTGCAGCAGCTGTACCAGATCGCCGACGCGATCGTCGTCGGTCGGCATCTCGGGGTCGACTCCCTCGCCGCCGTCGGGGCGACGGGCAGCCTGCTCTTCCTGCTGCTCGGGTTCGCCTGGGGGGTGACGTCGGGCTTCGCGATCCCGACGGCCCAGGCGTTCGGCGCCCGCGACCACGCCGCCGTGCGGCGCTCGGTGGCCATCGGCACGCTGCTCACGGGCGCCATGAGCGTCGTGCTCACGATCGGCGCGCCGCTGCTCGCCGGACCCGCGCTGCAGCTCATGCAGACGCCGGAGGAGCTGCTCCCCGAAGCGACGGTGTTCACCCAGGTGAGCTTCCTCGGCTCTGCCGCTGTCATGTTCTTCAACTACCTGTCGGCGATCATCCGCGCCGTCGGCGACTCGCGCACCCCGCTCGTCTTCCTCACGCTCGCGTGCGCGCTCAACGTCGCGCTGGTCCTCGTGATGGTCGGCGTGCTGGAGTGGGGCGTCGCGGGCGCTGCGCTCGCGACGGGCGTAGCCCAGGCGGTCTCCGTCCTGCTCTGTCTCGAGTACGTGCGCCGACGCCTGCCGATGCTGCATCTGCGGCGCGAGGACTGGCGATTCTCCCGGGCCGAGTTCTCCGAGCACCTCCGCGTCGGCCTCCCTATGGGGTTCCAGGCCTCGATCATCGCGATCGGCACGCTCACGGTGCAGGTCGCGCTGAACGAGCTCGGCGCCGGCGCGGTCGCCGCCTATACGACGGCCTCGCGGGTCGACTCGCTGGCGGTGGCGTTGCTGCAGTCCATCGGCCTCGCCGTGTCCATGTTCGCGGCGCAGAACCTCGGCGGCCGCCGGCCGGATCGCATCCGTCGCGGCGTCGTGCAGGCCGTCTGGATCTCGATCGGCGTGAGCGTCGTGCTCGGCGCCGTCCTGATCGCCTTCGGCGCCGACCTCGTGCGACTCTTCGTCGACGAGGGCTCCGACGCCGTCGTCGCGGACGCGGCGACGATGCTCGCGGTGAACGGATTCCTGTACGCCTCGCTCGGTGTGCTCTTCGTGCTCCGCGGGGCCCTGCAGGGGCTGGGGCACACCCTCGTGCCGACGCTCACGGGCGTCGTCGAGCTCGTGATGCGCGTGCTGGCCGCCATCGTGCTCGGCGCGGCGTTCGGCTTCGTCGGCGTGGTGTGGAGCAACCCGCTCGCCTGGCTCGGCGCGGTCGCGCTGCTCCTGCCGGCGTACCTCCGCGAGCACCGCAAGCTCGGGCGCATGCGCGTGGAGCCGCGGACCGCGACCCCGACGACGCCGATCGCGGTCGTCGGCCCCGTCGACGGCTCGATGACGGTCGACGCCGTCGTCACGGGGGCCATCCCGGTGCAGGCACCGGTCGACGCGGTTCGGTCGCCGTTCCGGCGCCGTGCGGCCCGGGCGGCCCGCCAGCGGTCGAAGAGCCGCTGA